From Buchnera aphidicola (Aphis helianthi), the proteins below share one genomic window:
- the htpX gene encoding protease HtpX has translation MIRIILFLLTNLAVTSTFALILALTGIDSDSIYGILIISSLFGFSGSFVSLLISKWIALRSVKGRIIKSPDNHVEQWLFDTISKQAIQKGIKTPQIAIYDAVDINAFATGFRRNSALIAVSSGLLEKMTRSEAEAVIGHEISHIYNGDMITMSLIQGVVNTFVIFISRIVSQILNSVLSNNDENNENEKHSFVFFVISTILDIIFGMLASIVTMWFSRHREFYADAGSAKLVGREKMISALNKLKSSHEPQESDSIIALCINGKSKSVVKLFASHPSIDKRIQALNNEKYM, from the coding sequence ATGATACGTATTATTCTTTTCTTATTAACTAACTTAGCAGTTACATCAACATTTGCTTTAATCCTTGCTTTAACAGGAATCGATTCTGATAGTATTTATGGTATATTAATTATTTCTAGTTTATTTGGTTTTAGTGGATCTTTTGTATCACTTCTTATATCTAAATGGATCGCATTACGTTCAGTAAAAGGTAGAATTATTAAATCTCCTGATAACCATGTAGAACAATGGCTATTTGATACTATTAGTAAACAAGCTATACAAAAGGGAATAAAAACACCACAAATAGCGATATATGATGCTGTCGATATAAATGCTTTTGCAACAGGTTTTCGACGTAATTCAGCATTAATTGCAGTATCTTCGGGATTATTAGAAAAAATGACTCGAAGTGAAGCTGAAGCTGTTATTGGGCATGAAATTAGTCATATTTATAATGGTGATATGATTACAATGAGTTTAATACAAGGTGTAGTAAATACCTTTGTTATTTTTATCTCTCGTATTGTTTCACAAATATTAAATAGTGTATTATCAAACAATGATGAAAATAATGAAAATGAAAAACATTCATTTGTCTTCTTTGTAATTTCAACAATATTAGACATAATATTTGGTATGCTTGCAAGCATTGTGACTATGTGGTTTTCTAGACATCGAGAATTTTATGCGGATGCTGGTTCTGCAAAATTAGTAGGTCGAGAAAAAATGATTTCTGCATTAAATAAATTAAAATCAAGCCATGAACCACAGGAATCTGATAGTATTATTGCGTTGTGTATTAATGGTAAATCTAAATCAGTTGTAAAATTATTTGCATCTCATCCTTCTATAGATAAAAGAATACAAGCTTTAAATAACGAAAAATACATGTAA
- the cspC gene encoding cold shock-like protein CspC, which translates to MSKIKGQVKWFNESKGFGFITPSNGSKDVFVHFSSIQGNGFKTLSEGQNVEFEIQDGQKGPSAINVCSI; encoded by the coding sequence ATGAGTAAGATTAAAGGTCAAGTGAAGTGGTTTAACGAATCTAAAGGTTTTGGTTTTATTACGCCATCAAATGGAAGTAAAGATGTTTTTGTGCATTTTTCATCTATTCAAGGAAATGGTTTTAAAACATTATCTGAAGGACAAAACGTTGAGTTTGAAATTCAAGACGGACAAAAGGGTCCATCCGCAATCAATGTATGTTCTATATAA
- a CDS encoding TerC family protein has translation MDFFLEPSTWAGLLTLVVLEVVLGIDNLIFVAILSEKLPPNQRDKARLIGLGFALIMRLGLLSLISWIVTLTTPIINNRFFVLSVRDLILLIGGLFLLFKATIELHERLENEDHENSENKNYASFWAVVIQIVILDAVFSLDAIITAVGMVNQLLIMMIAVVLAAILMLLASKALTNFINLHQTVVVLCLSFLLMIGFSLVAEALKFYIPKGYLYTAIAFSILIEIFNQIARHNFMKNQSRKPMRQRAAEAILRLMVREKNKQTSTKKIQKNNSEKISISPSLETETFKDEEKYMINGVLTLAGRSIKSIMTPRSNISWVNTEKNTNEIRTQLLDTPHSLFPVCKGELDEIIGIVRAKELLVAIENNIDVYNFAAQIPPIIIPDTLDPINLLGVLRRAQGSFVIVSNEFGVVQGLITPLDVLEAIAGEFPDADETPDIIKEKNSWLVKGETDLHSLQHLLNTKELIKEDDCASLGGLLIAQNGQLPIPGEVINIHSFSFHIVKATEYRIDLVRIIKN, from the coding sequence ATGGATTTTTTTTTAGAACCGTCAACTTGGGCCGGCTTATTAACACTAGTTGTTTTAGAAGTAGTTCTAGGAATTGATAATTTAATATTTGTAGCAATCTTATCAGAAAAATTACCTCCTAATCAAAGAGATAAAGCAAGATTGATTGGGTTGGGATTTGCATTAATAATGCGATTAGGATTATTATCATTAATATCTTGGATTGTAACTTTAACAACTCCTATCATTAACAATAGATTTTTTGTTTTATCAGTACGTGATTTAATTTTACTTATAGGTGGTTTATTTCTATTATTTAAAGCTACAATTGAACTTCATGAAAGATTAGAAAATGAAGATCATGAAAATTCAGAAAATAAAAACTATGCTAGTTTTTGGGCTGTAGTTATTCAAATTGTTATATTAGATGCTGTTTTTTCATTAGATGCCATCATTACTGCAGTAGGTATGGTGAATCAGTTATTAATTATGATGATTGCAGTTGTATTAGCTGCAATACTTATGTTATTAGCTTCAAAAGCATTGACTAATTTTATCAATTTACATCAAACTGTTGTAGTTTTATGTCTTAGTTTCTTATTAATGATTGGTTTTAGTTTAGTAGCAGAAGCTTTAAAATTTTATATTCCAAAAGGATATTTATATACAGCTATAGCGTTTTCAATTTTAATTGAAATATTTAATCAAATAGCTCGACATAATTTTATGAAAAATCAATCTAGAAAACCTATGAGACAAAGAGCTGCTGAAGCAATTTTGCGGCTAATGGTAAGAGAAAAAAATAAACAAACAAGTACAAAAAAAATACAAAAAAATAATAGTGAAAAAATATCTATTAGTCCTTCATTAGAAACAGAAACGTTTAAAGATGAAGAAAAATACATGATTAATGGAGTTCTCACATTAGCAGGTCGATCAATTAAAAGTATTATGACACCAAGAAGTAATATATCTTGGGTCAATACAGAAAAAAATACTAATGAAATTCGTACTCAGTTATTAGATACACCTCATAGTTTATTTCCAGTTTGTAAAGGTGAATTAGATGAAATTATTGGTATTGTACGCGCAAAAGAACTATTAGTTGCCATTGAAAACAATATAGATGTTTATAACTTTGCTGCTCAAATACCACCTATTATTATACCTGATACTCTTGACCCAATAAATCTTTTAGGTGTTTTACGTCGTGCTCAGGGGAGTTTTGTAATTGTCAGCAATGAATTCGGTGTAGTTCAGGGATTAATTACCCCATTAGATGTGTTAGAAGCTATAGCTGGAGAGTTTCCAGATGCCGATGAAACACCAGATATTATAAAAGAAAAAAACAGCTGGTTGGTAAAGGGAGAAACAGATTTACATTCATTACAACACTTACTCAATACAAAAGAACTTATCAAAGAAGATGACTGTGCTTCATTAGGTGGATTACTTATAGCTCAGAATGGTCAGTTACCCATTCCAGGAGAAGTGATTAATATTCACTCATTTTCTTTTCATATTGTTAAAGCAACAGAATACCGTATTGATTTAGTCCGAATTATTAAAAATTAA
- the tsaB gene encoding tRNA (adenosine(37)-N6)-threonylcarbamoyltransferase complex dimerization subunit type 1 TsaB: MSNIILAIDTSINYCSVAIYKKQKIYALSDNCNQEHTIKILPMIQKTLLLANIKLKEVNYIAFSKGPGNFTGIRIATGIAQSLAISLKVPILGISTLAIMAEKAWRKYHQTKILVIMYAKTEKVYWAKYIKNNTLLWTGEKTESLLNFNELKEKIKNLKKDNWSFFGSGFEKVNCIKFLNFKKMRIIFPHAKDIIPFSLYNIKNRNFLHATEVTPNYLNNFLK, from the coding sequence ATGTCTAATATAATTTTAGCAATTGATACTTCAATTAATTATTGCTCAGTAGCTATATACAAGAAACAAAAAATATATGCATTATCAGATAACTGTAATCAAGAGCATACTATCAAAATATTACCAATGATTCAAAAAACACTATTACTTGCAAATATAAAACTTAAAGAAGTAAATTACATAGCTTTTTCGAAAGGACCAGGTAATTTTACTGGCATCCGAATTGCTACAGGCATTGCACAAAGTTTAGCTATAAGTTTAAAAGTACCTATTTTAGGGATTTCAACGTTAGCTATTATGGCTGAAAAAGCATGGCGAAAATATCATCAAACAAAAATACTAGTTATAATGTATGCTAAAACTGAGAAGGTATATTGGGCTAAATATATTAAAAATAATACATTATTATGGACAGGAGAAAAAACAGAGTCTTTACTTAATTTTAATGAACTTAAAGAAAAAATAAAAAATTTGAAAAAAGATAATTGGTCATTTTTTGGAAGTGGATTTGAAAAAGTTAATTGCATAAAATTTTTGAATTTTAAAAAAATGAGAATCATATTTCCTCATGCAAAAGATATAATCCCATTTTCTTTATATAATATAAAAAATAGAAATTTTTTACATGCTACTGAAGTAACTCCTAATTATTTAAATAATTTTTTAAAATAA
- the minE gene encoding cell division topological specificity factor MinE → MALLDFFLSRNKNTAHVAKERLQIIVAERRKFQNEPDYFPQLKREILSVICKYVNIDPNMVTIQLEQRNEEISILELNVVLPD, encoded by the coding sequence ATGGCTTTATTAGATTTTTTTTTATCCCGGAACAAAAATACTGCTCATGTAGCTAAAGAAAGATTACAAATTATTGTCGCAGAACGAAGAAAATTTCAAAATGAACCAGATTACTTTCCACAATTAAAACGTGAAATACTTTCGGTAATTTGTAAATATGTAAATATAGATCCTAATATGGTGACAATACAATTAGAACAAAGGAATGAAGAAATTTCTATATTAGAGCTAAATGTTGTTTTGCCAGATTAA
- the minD gene encoding septum site-determining protein MinD, translated as MTRIIVVTSGKGGVGKTTSSAAIATGLAKKGKKTVVIDFDIGLRNLDLIMGCERRVVYDFVNVIQGEAKINQALIKDKKTKNLFILPASQTRDKEALTYLGVEKVLNELINMGFDFIICDSPAGIEKGAILSLYFADEAIITTNPEVSSVRDSDRILGIISSKSKRSEQNNTPIKEYLLLTRYNPTRVKNGEMLSMNDVLEILRIPIIGVIPEDTSVLRASNQGESVILDDTSNAGHAYFDTVHRLLGENHKFRFIEEEKKSFLRRLFGR; from the coding sequence ATGACACGGATTATTGTAGTTACTTCAGGGAAAGGAGGTGTAGGTAAAACTACTTCAAGTGCTGCTATTGCAACTGGTTTGGCAAAAAAAGGAAAAAAAACTGTTGTTATAGATTTTGATATAGGTTTAAGAAATTTAGATTTAATTATGGGGTGCGAACGTAGAGTAGTATATGATTTTGTTAACGTAATTCAAGGTGAAGCAAAAATCAATCAAGCTTTAATTAAAGATAAAAAAACTAAAAATTTATTTATTTTACCAGCATCTCAAACTCGAGATAAAGAGGCTCTTACATATTTAGGAGTAGAAAAAGTTTTAAATGAGTTAATTAACATGGGTTTTGATTTTATTATTTGCGATTCACCTGCAGGAATCGAGAAAGGAGCTATTTTATCATTATATTTTGCAGATGAAGCTATTATTACTACAAATCCAGAAGTTTCTTCAGTTCGAGATTCCGATCGAATATTAGGAATTATATCATCTAAATCAAAAAGATCTGAACAGAATAATACTCCTATTAAAGAGTACCTTTTATTAACACGTTATAATCCTACACGTGTTAAAAATGGTGAGATGTTAAGTATGAATGATGTTTTAGAAATACTTCGAATACCAATTATTGGTGTAATTCCTGAAGATACTTCTGTGTTACGAGCATCAAATCAAGGAGAATCTGTTATTTTAGATGATACTTCAAATGCAGGACATGCTTATTTTGATACAGTACATCGCTTGTTAGGTGAAAATCATAAATTTCGATTTATTGAAGAAGAAAAAAAAAGTTTTTTACGACGTTTATTCGGGAGATAG
- the minC gene encoding septum site-determining protein MinC, whose product MQKTSIEIKGSNFTLLVLYIKSNNIDLINKSLYKKIQEYPQFFKNAPIILNVSNLSLNQINWRKIQEVIISHSFFIVGVTGCKDNYLKKIIIDSGLPILLEGKKIENIEQNIEQNIEQNVSFFYRTHNFENIINKKTTKKTEKTHIIKTPVRSGQKIYAKYSDLIVTNNVSAGAELVADGNIHIYGSVRGRVLAGANGDVTSNIFCTALFAELLSISGEYWLSDQIPLKFIGKSAQIYLNDKVLTINSLS is encoded by the coding sequence ATGCAAAAAACGTCTATTGAAATAAAAGGTAGTAATTTTACATTATTAGTATTGTACATAAAAAGTAATAATATAGATTTAATTAATAAATCATTATATAAAAAAATTCAAGAATATCCTCAATTTTTTAAAAATGCACCTATTATTCTTAATGTTTCAAATTTATCATTAAATCAAATAAATTGGAGAAAAATACAAGAAGTTATTATTTCACATAGTTTTTTTATTGTAGGTGTAACTGGGTGTAAAGATAACTATCTTAAAAAAATTATCATTGATTCAGGATTGCCTATTTTATTAGAAGGTAAAAAAATAGAAAATATAGAACAAAATATAGAACAAAATATAGAACAAAATGTTAGTTTTTTTTATAGAACACATAATTTTGAAAATATAATTAATAAAAAAACAACTAAAAAAACAGAAAAAACTCATATTATAAAAACACCTGTTCGTTCAGGTCAAAAAATATATGCTAAATATTCTGATTTAATAGTAACAAATAATGTAAGTGCTGGAGCAGAATTAGTTGCTGATGGAAATATTCATATTTACGGATCAGTTCGAGGACGAGTACTTGCAGGTGCTAACGGAGATGTTACAAGTAATATATTTTGTACAGCATTGTTTGCAGAACTATTATCAATATCTGGTGAATATTGGTTATCAGATCAAATACCATTAAAGTTTATTGGAAAATCAGCTCAAATTTATTTAAATGATAAAGTTTTAACTATAAATTCTCTTAGTTAA
- the rsmC gene encoding 16S rRNA (guanine(1207)-N(2))-methyltransferase RsmC — MLFSQNSQLILRHQNIFKNKKIFFSGNIKDELPIHLYSIKTSIHLSTNYNFDINQKNNLNKLSIYYNLLVSEKIVKNYNTLIYYWPKSKSEAIFQLYNLLSCFSIGTEIFIVGKNSSGVKSVIKILENWVHLSKLESAKHSILFSGILKCKTQFTLKDFFKTHIWENLYIKCLPGVFGYKKIDLGSKLLAYTFSNKINGEILDIGCGSGFLSASLLKKSRNSVLTMIDNKESAIISSRETLYSNQLKAKVFSSNIYSNIFNKFDFIISNPPFHDDLQVNFNIIKKIIINSVKYLKKRGELRFVVNSCFNYDFILNKNFKKYNIIEKTKFYKVYQALLN; from the coding sequence TTGTTATTTTCTCAAAATAGTCAACTAATATTACGTCATCAAAATATTTTTAAAAATAAAAAAATTTTTTTTTCAGGGAATATAAAAGATGAGTTACCAATACACTTATACAGTATAAAAACGAGTATACACCTGAGTACAAATTATAACTTTGATATTAATCAAAAAAATAATCTTAATAAATTGAGTATATATTATAATTTACTTGTGTCAGAAAAAATTGTAAAAAATTATAATACACTGATTTACTATTGGCCTAAAAGTAAATCAGAAGCGATATTTCAATTATATAATTTATTATCTTGTTTTTCTATTGGAACTGAAATTTTTATTGTAGGTAAAAATTCAAGTGGAGTTAAAAGCGTAATAAAAATATTGGAAAACTGGGTTCACTTAAGTAAATTAGAAAGCGCAAAACATTCTATTTTATTCTCAGGCATTCTTAAATGTAAAACACAATTTACATTAAAAGATTTTTTTAAAACACATATATGGGAAAATTTATATATAAAATGTTTACCAGGAGTTTTTGGTTATAAAAAAATAGATTTAGGCAGCAAACTACTTGCTTATACTTTTTCTAATAAAATTAATGGTGAAATTTTAGATATAGGATGTGGATCAGGATTTTTATCTGCTTCTTTATTAAAAAAATCGAGAAATTCTGTTTTAACTATGATAGATAATAAAGAATCAGCAATAATATCAAGTCGAGAAACTCTCTATTCTAATCAATTAAAAGCAAAAGTTTTTTCTAGTAATATTTACTCAAATATATTTAATAAATTTGATTTCATTATATCTAATCCACCATTTCATGATGATTTACAAGTAAATTTTAATATAATAAAAAAAATTATAATTAATTCTGTAAAATACTTAAAAAAAAGAGGGGAATTAAGATTTGTTGTTAACAGCTGTTTTAATTATGATTTTATTTTAAATAAAAACTTTAAAAAATATAATATTATTGAAAAAACAAAGTTTTATAAAGTATATCAAGCTTTATTAAATTAA
- a CDS encoding OmpA family protein → MKKRALTIIVLLVSLVTNVHSKSNDGWYLGAKVGWSNFNLLKYKELQSIKSEENINAPVFGLFLGYEFNPYFGLEIENNTTGLHPHLMFQKPKETMQANNVQISTKLSYPITDDFRVYTRLGGMMFWENLTKEDLQTVFTRNSLVFPSLSLGAEYIFNDEFITRFDYTWKSSVDKIMNLSKPTLGDAVVSFAWKFGKSNINDMFASYSPETSNKQYIALNENINFPFNSTELKPISYDKLKKIDNEINNIKSKNIYITLSGHTDRIGNKEYNQQLSEDRAYSIKNYFTSHGISENKINVQGMGNQYPITDQVCKDVESRPLLISCLAPDRRVEIEVSADQ, encoded by the coding sequence ATGAAAAAACGAGCTCTTACTATTATCGTTCTATTAGTAAGCTTAGTCACTAATGTTCACTCAAAAAGTAATGATGGATGGTATTTAGGTGCTAAAGTAGGATGGTCTAATTTTAATCTTTTAAAATATAAAGAACTACAATCTATAAAAAGTGAAGAAAATATAAATGCTCCTGTTTTTGGATTATTTTTAGGATATGAATTTAACCCATATTTTGGTTTAGAAATAGAAAATAATACAACTGGATTACATCCGCATTTAATGTTTCAAAAACCTAAAGAAACTATGCAAGCTAACAATGTTCAAATTTCAACAAAATTATCATATCCTATTACCGATGATTTCCGAGTATATACTCGATTAGGAGGAATGATGTTTTGGGAAAATTTAACTAAAGAAGACTTACAAACTGTTTTTACTAGAAATAGCTTAGTGTTTCCTAGTTTATCTTTAGGGGCTGAATATATTTTCAACGATGAATTTATTACTAGATTTGATTATACATGGAAAAGTAGTGTTGATAAAATTATGAATTTATCTAAACCTACTTTAGGAGATGCAGTTGTTTCCTTTGCATGGAAATTTGGAAAATCTAATATTAATGACATGTTTGCATCATATTCTCCAGAAACATCTAATAAACAATATATTGCACTTAATGAAAATATTAACTTTCCTTTTAATAGTACAGAATTAAAACCTATATCTTATGACAAGCTAAAAAAAATTGATAATGAAATAAATAATATTAAATCAAAAAATATTTATATTACACTGTCAGGTCATACTGATAGAATAGGTAATAAGGAATATAATCAACAATTATCTGAAGATCGTGCGTATAGTATTAAAAATTATTTTACTTCTCATGGAATATCTGAAAATAAAATAAATGTTCAAGGAATGGGCAATCAGTATCCTATAACTGATCAAGTATGTAAAGATGTAGAGAGTAGACCTTTATTAATTAGTTGCCTAGCACCTGATCGTCGTGTAGAAATTGAGGTTTCTGCTGATCAATAA
- the murJ gene encoding murein biosynthesis integral membrane protein MurJ — protein sequence MNLLKSLFSLSFMTLISRILGFLRDLVIAHIFGVSIYTDAFFVAFKIPNLLRRLFFEGAFSQSFVPILIYYKSYKKIKYTKDFIASLSGLIIIFLSIIILLGIIFSSYIIEFSAPGFTQSIQKFQISSTLLKIMFPYILLVSLSSLYSSILNSWNYFSIPALAPSILNITIIILSIFFNSFFQPSILVLAWSVIIGGIIQLIYQLPSLIKINMFIMPNFNFNNIGLLKVLKKIGPCLIGASANQISLIFNTIFASLLNSGSISWMYYADRLIEFPIGMLGVSLSTILFPSLSKSYSKNRFKEYKQLLHWGFRIGLILSLPSSIILFVLAKPLVVILFQYGKFTNFDVLMTQKALELYSIGLVAFILVKVLSSAFYASQEVNIPTRIALFTLSITQILNPCLIFYFQHAGLALSFSISGWINFFLLYWKMYQKKLIHFNFNECIFIFRLLIAILSMTFVLIFMIYFIPLYDISSFFTKITRLFIILFVSGMIYLISLYFLGISFLNNSNNVN from the coding sequence ATGAATCTTTTAAAATCTTTATTTTCTCTTAGTTTTATGACATTAATATCACGTATATTAGGTTTTTTGAGAGATCTTGTAATTGCTCATATTTTTGGTGTTTCTATTTATACTGATGCGTTTTTTGTTGCTTTTAAAATTCCAAATTTATTACGTCGACTATTTTTTGAAGGGGCTTTTTCACAATCTTTCGTTCCTATATTAATATATTATAAATCGTATAAAAAAATAAAATATACAAAAGATTTTATTGCATCTTTATCAGGTCTAATTATTATATTTTTATCTATTATTATATTATTGGGAATAATATTTTCTAGTTATATAATTGAATTTAGTGCACCAGGATTTACTCAATCAATTCAAAAATTTCAAATATCTTCTACGTTGTTAAAAATTATGTTTCCTTATATTTTATTAGTTTCTTTATCTTCATTATATTCTTCTATTTTAAATAGTTGGAACTATTTTTCTATTCCTGCACTTGCACCAAGTATTTTAAATATTACTATTATTATTTTATCTATTTTTTTTAATAGTTTTTTTCAACCATCAATTCTTGTATTGGCTTGGTCTGTTATTATAGGAGGAATTATTCAATTAATATATCAGCTTCCATCTTTAATTAAAATAAATATGTTTATAATGCCTAATTTTAATTTTAATAATATTGGGCTTTTAAAAGTTTTAAAAAAAATAGGACCATGTCTTATAGGAGCTTCTGCAAATCAAATTTCTTTAATTTTTAACACTATTTTTGCTTCTTTATTAAATTCAGGTTCGATATCTTGGATGTATTATGCTGATAGATTGATTGAATTTCCAATTGGTATGCTAGGTGTTTCTTTAAGTACAATTTTATTTCCATCTTTATCAAAAAGTTATTCAAAAAATAGATTTAAAGAATATAAACAATTACTTCATTGGGGATTTCGTATTGGTTTAATTTTATCTTTACCTAGTTCTATTATATTATTTGTTTTAGCTAAACCGTTAGTAGTTATTTTATTCCAATATGGAAAATTTACAAATTTTGATGTTTTAATGACACAAAAAGCATTAGAATTATATTCTATTGGTTTAGTTGCTTTTATTTTAGTTAAAGTTTTATCTTCAGCTTTTTATGCTTCTCAAGAAGTAAATATTCCCACAAGAATAGCACTTTTTACTTTATCAATAACACAAATATTAAATCCATGTTTAATTTTTTATTTTCAACATGCAGGTTTAGCTCTATCTTTTAGTATATCTGGTTGGATAAATTTTTTTTTATTGTATTGGAAAATGTATCAAAAAAAACTAATTCATTTTAATTTTAATGAATGTATTTTTATATTTCGTTTATTAATTGCAATACTTTCTATGACATTTGTTTTAATTTTTATGATATATTTTATACCTCTATATGATATTAGTTCTTTTTTTACGAAAATAACGCGTTTATTTATAATTTTATTTGTTTCTGGAATGATTTATTTGATTAGTTTATATTTTTTAGGAATATCTTTTTTAAATAATTCTAATAATGTTAATTAA
- the pyrC gene encoding dihydroorotase, translated as MSSLKKIKIIKPDDWHLHLRDKKILKKILRYTQTFYRRAIIMPNLNKPITNCKKAIAYKRRIINASQLNTKFEPLMICYLTKETSLQELKYGFFKKIFIGAKLYPDQSTTNSKTGINKISEIFHILELMQKINMPLLIHGEDNNFDIDIYDREAKFIENTLVLLRKTFPELKIILEHITTKEAVYYIEENNSPYLAGTITPHHLMLNRNNMFIGGIQPNLYCLPILKRNIHQNALRQAISNGSTRFFLGSDSAPHLYENKINLIGCAGIFNAPSSLLCYVTVFEEMKALKYFESFCSKNGPNFYNIPINKESITLIKKPYKILEKVSVGKEFIIPFLSGEILNWSIL; from the coding sequence ATGTCTTCTTTAAAGAAAATAAAAATAATTAAACCTGATGATTGGCATCTTCATTTAAGAGATAAAAAAATTTTAAAAAAAATTCTACGATATACTCAAACATTTTATCGACGTGCAATAATTATGCCTAATCTTAACAAACCTATTACAAATTGTAAAAAAGCTATTGCTTATAAACGTAGAATTATAAATGCATCTCAACTAAATACTAAATTTGAACCATTAATGATTTGTTATTTAACAAAAGAAACTTCTTTACAAGAACTAAAATATGGTTTTTTTAAAAAAATATTTATAGGAGCAAAATTATATCCCGATCAATCTACAACAAATTCAAAAACTGGTATAAATAAAATTAGTGAAATTTTTCATATATTAGAGCTAATGCAAAAAATAAATATGCCATTACTAATACACGGAGAAGACAATAATTTTGACATTGATATTTATGATCGAGAAGCTAAATTTATTGAAAATACGCTAGTATTACTACGTAAGACATTTCCAGAATTAAAAATAATATTAGAACATATTACTACTAAAGAAGCCGTATATTACATTGAAGAAAATAATTCACCATATTTAGCAGGAACTATCACACCGCATCATTTAATGCTTAATCGAAACAACATGTTTATTGGTGGAATTCAACCTAATCTTTATTGTCTACCTATTTTAAAAAGAAATATACATCAAAATGCTTTAAGGCAAGCTATATCTAATGGTAGTACAAGATTTTTTTTAGGAAGTGATAGTGCTCCACATCTTTATGAAAATAAAATTAATTTAATTGGATGTGCAGGAATATTTAATGCCCCATCATCTTTATTATGTTATGTCACTGTTTTTGAAGAAATGAAAGCTTTAAAATATTTTGAATCTTTTTGTTCAAAAAATGGGCCCAATTTTTATAATATCCCAATCAATAAAGAAAGCATCACACTAATAAAAAAACCTTATAAAATTTTAGAAAAAGTTAGCGTTGGTAAAGAATTTATTATACCTTTTTTATCTGGTGAAATACTAAACTGGTCTATTCTTTAA
- the flgN gene encoding flagellar export chaperone FlgN, with protein MKKLINTLQKIDNILVLINKIIHEEHINLLDSKTNIKKLFSIIEKKHYLLNKLNKERKIQISLEKIYNVFPPYLEYNELNNYSNKIVNKCIFLNKINLENKKLIKNKFYLNQNFLNLYKSFKNKNNTIYDVHGNL; from the coding sequence ATGAAAAAATTAATTAATACCTTACAAAAAATAGATAATATTCTTGTCTTGATAAATAAAATCATACATGAAGAACATATAAATTTATTAGATTCTAAAACTAATATAAAGAAATTATTTTCTATTATAGAAAAAAAACATTATTTATTAAATAAATTAAATAAAGAAAGAAAAATACAGATATCACTTGAAAAAATTTATAATGTTTTTCCTCCGTATTTAGAATATAATGAATTGAATAATTATTCAAATAAAATAGTAAATAAATGTATATTTTTAAACAAAATTAACCTTGAGAATAAAAAACTTATAAAAAATAAATTTTACTTAAATCAAAATTTTTTAAATTTGTATAAATCTTTTAAAAATAAAAATAATACTATTTATGATGTTCATGGAAACTTATAA